Proteins from a single region of Crassaminicella profunda:
- a CDS encoding MogA/MoaB family molybdenum cofactor biosynthesis protein, with protein MHKVGIITASDQGYKGERIDESGTLMKKILEEKGYRVEKYIILPDEQNLLENEMIHMSDELKVNLILTTGGTGFSKRDVTPEATKKVIEREANGIAEAIRYYSLQITPRAMLSRGVSGIRGETLIINLPGSPKAVKEIVAYILESVHHGLEILLGETSECAAKK; from the coding sequence ATGCATAAGGTAGGAATTATTACAGCAAGTGATCAAGGCTATAAGGGTGAGAGAATAGATGAAAGTGGTACATTGATGAAAAAGATTCTTGAAGAAAAAGGATATAGGGTAGAAAAATATATTATATTACCAGATGAACAAAATTTATTAGAAAATGAAATGATTCATATGAGTGATGAATTGAAGGTAAATTTGATTCTTACAACAGGGGGAACTGGCTTTAGTAAAAGAGATGTGACTCCTGAAGCTACTAAAAAGGTTATTGAAAGAGAAGCAAATGGTATTGCTGAAGCTATTCGTTATTATAGCCTTCAGATTACACCAAGGGCAATGCTTTCTCGTGGAGTATCTGGAATAAGAGGAGAAACACTAATCATTAATTTACCAGGAAGTCCTAAAGCTGTTAAGGAAATTGTAGCATATATCTTAGAAAGCGTTCATCATGGATTGGAAATTTTACTAGGAGAGACCAGTGAATGTGCAGCCAAAAAGTAA
- a CDS encoding XdhC family protein yields the protein MGEKILKEIYESLYRGDQVALASIVKNKGSSPGKKGAMMAVWQDGRIFGTVGGGRVEYEIKQKALACIEAEEDGEFLFQLNEHGNLDMQCGGETKVYIKVFKPSPRLLIIGGGHIGVELFKLGKVLDFYTVIFEDREEFADEKRFEGADEIIIGKYAENLSKYPINENTYIVIVTRGHSCDTEALREVVNRKAKYIGMIGSKKKTEYVMKSLINEGISKEELKKVYAPIGLNISSGDPNEIAFGIMSEILLLKNKGSLEHMKDVRKVSF from the coding sequence ATGGGTGAGAAGATTTTAAAAGAAATTTATGAAAGCTTATATAGAGGGGATCAAGTAGCTCTTGCTTCTATCGTGAAAAATAAAGGGTCAAGTCCAGGAAAAAAGGGTGCCATGATGGCAGTTTGGCAAGATGGAAGGATTTTTGGAACCGTTGGCGGAGGAAGAGTAGAATATGAGATTAAACAAAAAGCTTTAGCATGTATAGAAGCTGAAGAGGATGGAGAGTTTTTATTTCAGTTAAATGAGCATGGAAATTTAGATATGCAGTGTGGAGGAGAAACAAAGGTTTATATTAAGGTATTTAAACCTAGTCCAAGACTATTGATTATAGGTGGAGGCCATATTGGAGTTGAACTTTTTAAGCTGGGGAAAGTATTAGATTTTTATACAGTGATCTTTGAAGATCGTGAAGAATTTGCCGATGAAAAAAGGTTTGAAGGAGCAGATGAGATAATTATTGGAAAATATGCTGAAAACTTATCAAAGTATCCTATCAATGAAAATACTTATATTGTTATTGTAACAAGAGGGCATAGTTGTGATACAGAAGCCCTTAGAGAAGTAGTCAATAGAAAAGCGAAATATATTGGGATGATAGGAAGTAAGAAAAAGACAGAATACGTGATGAAAAGTCTTATAAATGAGGGGATTTCTAAAGAGGAACTTAAAAAAGTCTATGCACCTATTGGATTAAATATTTCTTCTGGAGATCCTAACGAAATCGCTTTTGGCATTATGAGCGAAATTTTACTGCTTAAAAATAAAGGTTCTCTAGAGCATATGAAGGATGTAAGGAAGGTATCTTTTTAA
- the yqeB gene encoding selenium-dependent molybdenum cofactor biosynthesis protein YqeB — MVQKMILDEVVVVRGGGDLATGTIHKLHRCGFRVLVLEVPNPTAIRRKVSFSEAIYDDKIEIEGITAVHVHSLDEVKEAWKNKRIPLMIDPKGVCIKEVKPNIVVDAIIAKKNLGTTKNMADITIALGPGFIAGKDVDVVIETARGHDLGRLILKGEAKKNTGIPGFIGGYSKERVIHSPCDGNIDNMKDIGDIVKKDELIAYVGNTPIKATISGLLRGIIRNGSMVKKGLKIGDIDPRISEHNNCYTISDKARNIAGGVLEAIFYMKNNKR, encoded by the coding sequence ATGGTGCAGAAGATGATTCTTGATGAGGTGGTTGTTGTACGGGGTGGTGGAGATTTAGCTACGGGTACAATTCATAAACTGCACAGGTGCGGATTTCGTGTATTGGTTTTAGAAGTACCAAATCCTACAGCCATACGAAGAAAGGTTTCATTTAGTGAAGCTATTTATGATGATAAAATAGAAATAGAGGGAATTACAGCAGTTCATGTCCATAGTTTAGATGAAGTGAAAGAGGCATGGAAAAATAAAAGGATCCCTCTTATGATCGATCCAAAAGGAGTATGTATAAAAGAAGTAAAGCCAAATATAGTAGTAGATGCTATTATCGCTAAAAAGAATTTGGGAACAACAAAGAACATGGCAGACATTACTATAGCCTTAGGTCCTGGATTCATAGCAGGGAAAGATGTAGATGTAGTGATTGAAACAGCTAGAGGACATGACTTAGGAAGATTGATTTTAAAAGGAGAAGCAAAGAAAAATACAGGAATTCCAGGGTTTATTGGAGGATATTCAAAGGAGAGAGTCATTCATTCTCCTTGTGATGGAAATATAGACAATATGAAAGATATAGGAGATATTGTAAAGAAAGATGAATTGATAGCTTATGTAGGAAATACTCCTATAAAAGCAACTATTTCAGGACTTTTAAGAGGAATCATTAGAAATGGTAGTATGGTGAAGAAAGGTCTTAAAATAGGAGATATAGATCCTAGAATTTCAGAACATAATAATTGTTATACTATTTCTGATAAAGCGAGAAATATTGCAGGGGGAGTTTTAGAAGCAATATTTTATATGAAAAACAATAAAAGGTAG